The sequence AATGCCGTAGGCCTTGGCCAGAGCATAGGGGTAATGGGGATTGGCCAGATGGCGGTGCCCGAGCATGACCAGATCAAGCTGATCCTTGGCCAGGACGTCACGGATAATCTCCGGGGTGTCGACGTTCCAGGCCGCCGACACCGGGATGCCGACCTCCTCGCGAATACGCGCCGCATAGGGAACGACCAGGGCCGGTCCCCAGGGGATCTTCGCATCCGGAGTGGTGAAGCCGAGGCTCACGTCGAGCATGTCCAGGCCGAGGGACTTGAATTCACGGGTCAGTTCGATGGCGTCCTCAAGGGTTTCCTCGTCGCGGCCGTCGAACTCGATGACCCCGAGGCGGGCTGCCAGGGGCAGGTGTTCGGGCCACACTTCGCTGACCGCGGCCAGGGTTTCGCGCAGAAACCGCCCCCTGCCCGTCAGATCGCCGCCATACTCGTCCGTCCGCTTGTTGGCGTGCACAGACAAAAAGCTCTGGGCCAGGTACCCGTGGGCAAAATGCAGTTCCAGCCACTCGAAGCCCGCGTCCAGCGCGCGCCGCGCCGCAGCGACAAAATCTTTCTGCACACGCTTGATATCCTCAAGAGTCATCTCTCTGGGAACACGCGGCAGATTGGCCCCGAAAGGCACGGCCGACGGCGAGATGGTCTCCCAGGCTCCGGGGGCGCCCTCCGCAATGTGATCGTCGCCCTCCCAAGGGACGTTGGCGCTCGCCTTGCGTCCGGCATGCCCTATCTGGATGCCGGGGACAGAACCCGCCGCCTTGATGCCCGCCGCGATCCCGGCCATCTTTTCAGCCTGGGTATCGTTCCACAGACCGGTGCAGGCCGGGGAGATGCGTCCCTCGGGCGAAACCGCCGTGGCTTCCACGATGACCAGCCCCGCGCCGCCCCGGGCCAGGGCCGGGTAGTGCACCTCGTGCCATTGGTTGGGCACCCCGTCCACGGCCTGATACTGGCACATGGGCGGCACCACGATGCGGTTTCTCAGGGTGACGTCCTT is a genomic window of uncultured Pseudodesulfovibrio sp. containing:
- a CDS encoding NADH:flavin oxidoreductase/NADH oxidase encodes the protein MANAFDTFTLKDVTLRNRIVVPPMCQYQAVDGVPNQWHEVHYPALARGGAGLVIVEATAVSPEGRISPACTGLWNDTQAEKMAGIAAGIKAAGSVPGIQIGHAGRKASANVPWEGDDHIAEGAPGAWETISPSAVPFGANLPRVPREMTLEDIKRVQKDFVAAARRALDAGFEWLELHFAHGYLAQSFLSVHANKRTDEYGGDLTGRGRFLRETLAAVSEVWPEHLPLAARLGVIEFDGRDEETLEDAIELTREFKSLGLDMLDVSLGFTTPDAKIPWGPALVVPYAARIREEVGIPVSAAWNVDTPEIIRDVLAKDQLDLVMLGHRHLANPHYPYALAKAYGIENPGWKTLPDSYAHWLDRYKASDER